The following proteins are encoded in a genomic region of Mahella australiensis 50-1 BON:
- a CDS encoding ABC transporter substrate-binding protein, producing the protein MRKLKLFTVWMLTIALLLPIIITSCGTSTNEDGEQSTEQTGEETKDRGKEQVMSEFEQTQGIPTELKEAPILADKVKTGDLPPIEKRLPKEPKIANDMPASQIKYEIGTYGGVLRTVTHEQGFDSTVFCILNEPLLNSPGLLGEEITGNVVKNYEASSDQKEFTFHMREGLKWSDGQPVTTEDVRFAVEDVLFNAKLTPVFPAWLRSGGKVDGTPMKLEILDDYTFKIIFDQPYGGFPLTLSIEGWRGYTDILKPKHFLQKYHVKYTPLEQLEPEIEKAGFQKSDWVSLFNKKDVLNWESVTPDAIGFPVLSPWMQIKATTSTVEYERNPYYFEIDEKGNQLPYIDKLNTTYVQDLQMVIMKTLGGEVDHSGELISLNDLPLLKENEANGGYKIYMPNMHRTGADIILNFNYDDPVWRKVIYDIRFRKALNLALDKDEIVDTVYYGMAKPAEIQGTECDIKEANKLLDEMGMKKGSDGLRLGPGGEKFSIPLDVQPWRPDTVPLTQLVVEQWRELGLDVSMKQIDASLWNTRVAANEIKATVIGTHGPVLGAGNPDWAQSYWAPLWNMWWVSNGQKGEEPPQDVKDFYQLIEDMRGAPVEQSIQYNEKIRADMRDNLWYFVVADNIKQPVAINAKIHNYTDNGFNIAQFFGAERLFYGK; encoded by the coding sequence ATGAGAAAGTTAAAGCTGTTTACAGTATGGATGTTAACTATAGCTTTGTTGTTGCCCATTATAATAACGAGTTGTGGTACTTCTACAAATGAAGATGGGGAACAATCTACTGAACAAACTGGCGAAGAGACAAAGGATCGGGGAAAAGAACAAGTTATGAGTGAATTCGAACAAACCCAAGGTATTCCTACAGAACTTAAAGAGGCTCCTATACTAGCTGATAAAGTAAAAACAGGTGACTTACCACCGATAGAAAAACGGTTACCTAAGGAGCCCAAAATAGCCAATGATATGCCAGCTAGCCAGATCAAGTATGAGATTGGTACCTATGGGGGCGTCCTAAGAACAGTTACGCATGAACAAGGATTTGATTCCACAGTATTTTGCATATTGAATGAACCGTTGTTAAATTCACCTGGATTGTTAGGGGAAGAGATAACTGGTAATGTTGTAAAAAACTACGAGGCTAGTAGTGACCAAAAAGAATTTACTTTTCATATGAGAGAGGGCTTAAAATGGTCTGATGGTCAACCGGTAACGACAGAAGATGTAAGGTTTGCAGTAGAGGATGTGCTATTTAATGCCAAGCTGACACCGGTTTTCCCGGCATGGTTAAGATCAGGAGGTAAAGTAGATGGTACGCCAATGAAATTGGAAATTTTGGATGATTATACTTTTAAGATAATATTCGATCAGCCCTATGGGGGTTTCCCCTTGACATTGTCTATAGAAGGTTGGAGAGGTTATACTGATATTTTGAAGCCAAAACATTTTTTGCAAAAATATCATGTAAAATATACTCCATTAGAACAGCTTGAGCCGGAAATCGAAAAAGCTGGTTTCCAAAAAAGCGATTGGGTTAGTCTCTTCAACAAAAAAGACGTACTTAATTGGGAGTCGGTAACACCCGATGCCATAGGTTTTCCAGTACTTAGTCCATGGATGCAGATAAAGGCTACAACTAGCACAGTAGAATATGAACGAAATCCTTATTACTTTGAGATAGATGAGAAAGGCAATCAATTACCATATATAGATAAGCTTAATACCACCTATGTACAAGACCTTCAAATGGTTATTATGAAAACGCTGGGTGGTGAAGTCGATCACTCCGGTGAATTAATCTCTTTGAATGACTTGCCGCTTCTTAAGGAAAATGAGGCTAATGGCGGTTACAAGATCTATATGCCAAATATGCATAGAACGGGTGCTGACATTATACTTAATTTCAACTATGATGATCCAGTTTGGAGAAAGGTTATCTATGACATACGTTTTAGAAAGGCTTTAAATCTGGCATTAGATAAAGACGAAATAGTGGATACAGTTTACTATGGCATGGCAAAACCGGCTGAAATACAAGGTACAGAGTGTGATATTAAAGAGGCTAATAAATTATTGGATGAAATGGGCATGAAAAAAGGATCAGATGGTTTACGTTTAGGACCAGGTGGAGAGAAATTCTCTATACCGCTTGATGTCCAACCATGGAGGCCGGATACTGTGCCCTTAACACAGTTAGTTGTTGAACAGTGGCGCGAATTGGGACTAGATGTTAGCATGAAACAGATTGATGCTAGTTTATGGAACACACGTGTAGCTGCTAATGAAATTAAAGCTACTGTGATAGGTACGCATGGTCCGGTATTAGGAGCTGGAAATCCAGATTGGGCTCAAAGTTATTGGGCGCCACTATGGAATATGTGGTGGGTGAGTAATGGGCAAAAAGGTGAAGAACCACCTCAAGACGTAAAAGACTTTTATCAATTGATCGAAGATATGCGTGGTGCGCCAGTTGAACAATCTATACAGTATAATGAAAAAATAAGGGCTGATATGAGAGATAATCTATGGTATTTTGTAGTTGCAGATAATATAAAACAACCTGTCGCTATAAATGCTAAAATACACAATTATACTGATAATGGATTTAACATAGCGCAATTTTTTGGTGCTGAAAGGTTATTTTATGGGAAATGA
- a CDS encoding uroporphyrinogen decarboxylase family protein gives MSLNRHMNDRERFLAAMRYKPVDRVPYREFGAWPETIERWLSEGYEPNNPPISTDYWDWQGGWFFPNPPFEHKVIEEDERTVLYINHEGILIRERKDNPMSSMPQFVRFPVETREDFRTFWKERMQPDLAARLGPNWKQKLAAYRQRDYPLVVIADRWGGFFGPLRNLLGVERLCMLFYDDPAFLEEMMEAEADFMIRMMDQILDYTDVDVFGFWEDMAYKNGPLVSPELFRKFALPRYRRVVDFLHSRGVEFISLDSDGNITKLIPIWLDAGINVLYPFEVQCGMDVLKVRKEYGRDLRMWFGIDKRAAAHGPEAIDAELARVAPLIHDGGYVPGPDHSFPPDVSFENYCYFMEKLAAIARA, from the coding sequence GTGAGTTTGAACAGACATATGAACGACCGGGAACGGTTTTTGGCTGCTATGAGATATAAACCGGTAGATCGAGTCCCATACCGCGAATTCGGTGCTTGGCCTGAGACTATTGAACGCTGGCTTAGCGAAGGGTATGAACCGAACAATCCGCCGATTTCAACAGATTACTGGGATTGGCAAGGAGGATGGTTTTTTCCTAATCCGCCATTTGAGCATAAAGTCATCGAAGAAGATGAAAGAACGGTGCTTTATATAAACCATGAAGGTATATTGATACGCGAGCGTAAAGATAACCCTATGTCGTCAATGCCGCAGTTTGTAAGGTTTCCTGTGGAAACGCGAGAGGATTTCCGCACCTTCTGGAAGGAAAGGATGCAGCCGGATTTAGCCGCTCGTCTTGGCCCAAATTGGAAACAAAAGCTGGCTGCTTATCGTCAGCGTGATTATCCGCTTGTAGTCATTGCCGATCGTTGGGGTGGCTTCTTTGGGCCGTTGAGGAATCTATTGGGAGTAGAGAGATTGTGCATGCTTTTCTATGATGATCCGGCATTTCTGGAAGAGATGATGGAAGCAGAGGCTGACTTCATGATACGGATGATGGATCAAATCCTGGATTATACTGATGTTGATGTTTTCGGGTTCTGGGAAGATATGGCCTATAAGAATGGTCCGCTGGTTAGCCCTGAGTTGTTTCGCAAATTTGCTTTGCCAAGGTACAGGCGTGTGGTGGATTTCTTGCACTCAAGAGGGGTGGAGTTCATATCGCTGGACAGTGATGGCAATATAACAAAGCTTATTCCCATTTGGCTGGATGCGGGTATAAATGTCCTTTATCCATTTGAAGTGCAGTGTGGCATGGATGTACTCAAAGTTCGCAAAGAATACGGCCGCGACCTGCGCATGTGGTTTGGTATAGATAAACGAGCCGCGGCGCATGGGCCGGAGGCTATTGATGCAGAGCTGGCACGTGTTGCGCCGCTAATACATGATGGTGGCTATGTTCCCGGACCTGATCATTCTTTCCCGCCTGATGTTTCATTTGAAAACTACTGCTACTTTATGGAGAAACTGGCTGCTATTGCGCGAGCTTAA
- a CDS encoding DUF4038 domain-containing protein: MMSYAEQNCMVEWFYVSNKKYKDPFNEVELSAVVTDPDGQERVIPAFWAGGQKWCIRYSSPKTGRHHFCTVCSDVSNTDLHGKEGDIEISVYSGDNPLLKHGPLRVSDGKRHLEHIDGMPFFWLADTWWMGLCKRLKWPKDFQTLALDRIDKGFSVIQIVAGLYPDMKPFDERGANEAGFPWEEGYERINPAYFDKADERINYLIDLGLVPCIVGCWGYFLNFMGIEKIKKHWRNLVARYGAYPVVWCLAGEYDMPYYLSTDQKRDREAQRLGWKEIGTYLREVDPYHNPITVHPGSYTREVPGFADVFDFDMLQTGHSDDSIGNTVFRIHQSYQAEPVMPVIDGEVAYEGIGGQCKEQVQRLMFWACVLNGAAGHTYGANGIWQVNTKEKPFGPSPHGMSWGDTPWEEAYKLPGSYQLALSKKLLERYKWWLFEPHPEWIEVNVSEEKREHNYYPYIAGIPQKVRIIYLPFFYPVFKIKNLEKGVSYKVFLFNPISGDEIDCGIVRPEDGEWSLSRLPIFQDWVLVMESIDNA, from the coding sequence ATGATGTCATATGCTGAACAAAATTGCATGGTCGAATGGTTTTATGTTTCAAATAAAAAATATAAGGATCCATTCAATGAAGTAGAGTTATCGGCAGTTGTAACCGATCCGGATGGACAAGAAAGGGTAATACCGGCTTTTTGGGCAGGTGGGCAGAAATGGTGTATACGCTATTCATCACCAAAAACAGGTCGTCACCATTTCTGTACCGTATGCTCGGATGTTTCTAACACAGATTTACATGGCAAAGAGGGTGATATTGAGATATCGGTTTATAGTGGGGATAATCCTTTGCTAAAGCATGGGCCTTTGCGTGTATCGGATGGCAAAAGGCATCTTGAGCATATTGATGGTATGCCTTTCTTCTGGTTGGCAGATACGTGGTGGATGGGATTGTGTAAAAGATTGAAATGGCCAAAAGATTTTCAGACACTAGCATTAGATAGGATAGATAAAGGTTTTTCTGTTATACAGATAGTTGCCGGCTTATACCCTGATATGAAACCATTTGATGAAAGAGGAGCTAATGAGGCTGGCTTTCCATGGGAAGAAGGATATGAACGTATTAATCCAGCGTATTTTGATAAAGCGGATGAAAGGATCAATTATCTTATAGATTTAGGATTGGTTCCATGTATTGTAGGTTGCTGGGGTTACTTTCTTAATTTTATGGGGATTGAAAAGATAAAAAAACACTGGAGAAATCTTGTGGCAAGATACGGTGCCTATCCTGTAGTATGGTGTTTGGCAGGTGAATATGATATGCCTTATTATCTGTCTACGGATCAAAAAAGAGATAGGGAAGCGCAGAGGCTGGGGTGGAAAGAGATAGGGACATATTTGCGAGAGGTAGACCCGTATCATAATCCTATAACAGTTCATCCGGGCAGCTATACCAGAGAGGTACCTGGTTTTGCCGATGTATTCGATTTTGATATGTTACAGACTGGTCATAGCGACGACTCCATAGGGAATACGGTATTCAGGATTCATCAGTCTTATCAAGCGGAACCGGTTATGCCTGTGATAGATGGAGAGGTTGCTTACGAAGGGATAGGTGGTCAGTGTAAAGAGCAAGTTCAAAGGTTGATGTTTTGGGCTTGTGTATTAAATGGTGCTGCCGGGCATACATATGGCGCGAACGGCATCTGGCAGGTAAATACCAAAGAGAAACCATTTGGTCCCAGTCCACATGGTATGAGCTGGGGAGATACTCCGTGGGAGGAGGCATATAAGCTGCCTGGTTCTTATCAATTGGCACTTTCAAAAAAACTTTTAGAGAGGTACAAATGGTGGTTATTTGAGCCACATCCCGAGTGGATAGAAGTCAATGTATCCGAAGAAAAACGAGAACATAATTATTATCCTTATATTGCAGGGATACCGCAAAAAGTTCGGATTATTTACTTACCTTTTTTCTATCCTGTGTTTAAGATAAAAAATTTAGAAAAAGGGGTTTCTTATAAAGTATTTCTTTTTAATCCTATAAGCGGCGATGAGATTGACTGTGGCATTGTTAGGCCAGAAGACGGAGAATGGTCTTTATCGCGTCTCCCGATCTTTCAAGATTGGGTGCTTGTTATGGAAAGCATAGATAACGCATAG
- a CDS encoding sugar phosphate isomerase/epimerase family protein codes for MIELGVNSVLFGGYDFATAAKYIALAGYDGIEISAIKGMCEHLELDRWREQADKLRNIVAENGLKFLSMEVASLDEDRLTKAFEAGAEIGIPIVNVGPGGKADADGDLERQIDLLAKMSEKAETYGITLCVKAHVGLAIYNTPTTLKAMDSIHSPAFGIDMDPSHIYRAGEDPAQALMQVIGRVKHIHIRDCLGRNTGPGIPANQACGRGDIDLMAYCKVMVDNDYSGPVCLEVIGANDLELPEVVAIAAESRGYLNACLKALGAR; via the coding sequence ATGATAGAGTTGGGTGTAAACTCGGTGCTATTTGGAGGCTATGATTTCGCCACGGCCGCTAAGTATATAGCATTGGCAGGTTACGATGGCATAGAAATATCGGCGATAAAGGGCATGTGCGAGCACTTGGAGCTGGATCGGTGGCGTGAGCAGGCTGATAAGCTCAGAAATATCGTGGCTGAAAATGGTTTAAAGTTTCTGTCAATGGAAGTAGCCTCATTGGATGAGGATAGACTGACTAAGGCCTTTGAAGCCGGTGCTGAGATCGGTATTCCAATAGTAAATGTAGGTCCGGGTGGTAAAGCCGATGCAGATGGAGATTTGGAAAGACAAATCGATTTATTGGCTAAAATGTCCGAAAAAGCAGAAACATATGGCATCACCCTTTGTGTAAAGGCGCATGTGGGCTTAGCCATATATAATACGCCTACCACCTTAAAAGCTATGGATAGCATTCATTCGCCGGCTTTTGGCATCGACATGGATCCAAGTCATATTTACAGAGCCGGAGAAGATCCTGCTCAGGCGCTTATGCAAGTGATAGGCAGGGTTAAGCATATACATATACGCGATTGTTTAGGCCGCAATACCGGGCCGGGGATACCGGCTAATCAGGCTTGCGGACGAGGTGATATAGATCTGATGGCTTATTGCAAGGTTATGGTTGATAATGATTATTCCGGGCCGGTCTGCCTGGAAGTTATCGGGGCTAATGATTTGGAATTGCCTGAAGTGGTGGCTATCGCTGCGGAAAGCCGCGGATATCTGAACGCCTGCCTTAAGGCTTTAGGTGCCAGATAA
- a CDS encoding Gfo/Idh/MocA family protein: MALKVGIVGMGNIGNVHAGVYMNNPKVELVAVCDIIKEKADAAASKYGAKAFYSVKEMLDSGIHLDACSMATAGVENGGDHFKPTMELLEAGIPVLGEKPISNNIEDAEKMVALAKSKKVPYGVDLNHRFTPAARVAKEWMNNGRLGKTHIINMRMWINNPNESSPWFHMRALHPHSFDVMRYFCGDVKSVAAFMMKGEGRNIWSNCQVLLQFENDVVGNLTGSYDAGGSYGLERCEVVGSKGRFVLEDACEHLHFYPRNSIETETYDYLGGMRSFNETFKDRIGVWIDQIEAGVSYDKIDGSGEEALKAQRIIEAAIRSWQTHSIVEL; encoded by the coding sequence ATGGCATTAAAAGTCGGTATAGTTGGAATGGGCAATATCGGTAACGTGCATGCCGGCGTGTATATGAATAATCCCAAGGTGGAGTTGGTAGCCGTATGCGATATAATAAAAGAAAAGGCCGACGCTGCCGCGTCTAAGTATGGTGCCAAGGCCTTTTACAGTGTAAAAGAGATGCTGGATAGCGGTATACACCTGGATGCATGTAGTATGGCGACGGCCGGTGTGGAAAATGGCGGGGATCATTTTAAGCCGACTATGGAACTGCTTGAGGCCGGCATACCGGTACTAGGCGAAAAACCTATATCCAATAATATAGAAGACGCTGAAAAAATGGTGGCGTTGGCTAAAAGCAAAAAGGTCCCATATGGCGTTGATCTAAACCATCGTTTTACGCCGGCGGCGCGCGTAGCCAAGGAATGGATGAATAACGGCCGTTTGGGTAAAACTCATATCATAAACATGCGTATGTGGATAAATAATCCTAATGAATCGTCCCCATGGTTTCATATGCGCGCTCTTCATCCGCATTCGTTCGATGTTATGCGCTATTTCTGCGGCGATGTAAAGAGCGTAGCGGCTTTTATGATGAAAGGCGAGGGTCGGAATATCTGGTCTAATTGTCAGGTGTTACTTCAATTTGAAAACGATGTTGTGGGCAATCTGACCGGTAGTTACGATGCCGGCGGCAGCTATGGCCTTGAGCGCTGTGAAGTAGTAGGCTCAAAAGGGCGCTTTGTTCTGGAAGATGCTTGCGAGCATTTGCACTTTTATCCGCGCAATAGCATTGAGACCGAAACCTATGATTATCTGGGCGGTATGCGTTCTTTTAACGAAACATTCAAGGATAGAATAGGCGTTTGGATAGATCAGATCGAAGCCGGTGTTAGTTACGATAAAATCGATGGTTCAGGTGAAGAGGCATTAAAAGCACAACGTATAATTGAAGCGGCTATTCGTTCTTGGCAGACCCATAGTATCGTAGAACTTTAA
- a CDS encoding alkaline phosphatase family protein, translating to MMNILFIMADQWRADCLSCAGHPVVKTPSLDKLAQKGVRFESTYVQWPVCGPSRTCLYTGRYMHAHRSTWNGVPLPEDERSIGHYFTSNGYDAVLIGKGHYSADDERLPQLIRCGFDPERDRLNDGGMDVLATEGWDYGKFLMSKGYISDDPIDDFAMTVKTPQGENISAWDFKACPYPLRVKAEDSPPAYLTDKAMEFMRSHEQRPWIMHLSYTYPHWPIAAPAPYNALYDPAQVPRPCRNQDELKHPIMEPFRKERRSLPFDNRWVWQHMRATYYGMMSLVDMQLGRLFDYMEQHGLMDNTMIVFTSDHGEYLGDHWLFEKELFYEQAVRVPLIVYCPGGEYDVSRGSINYDFVQSIDLLPSMMEEADIPIDHRIQGKSLMGLLRGRKPEAWQSAVYADWDYEFYHTGEVLGIPPERRRAWMVRDHRFKYVHFLDLPDMLFDMENDSEELHNLADNPFYKGVVETYRLKLLDWRMSTEDRSRSGWFYNKYGAIGVSLPSDKFANYGLWKSEDGNML from the coding sequence ATGATGAATATATTGTTTATTATGGCGGATCAATGGAGAGCTGACTGTTTGAGTTGTGCCGGTCACCCCGTTGTTAAGACACCATCTCTGGACAAATTAGCGCAAAAGGGTGTGCGTTTTGAATCCACTTATGTGCAATGGCCAGTATGTGGCCCCAGCCGTACGTGCTTATATACCGGCCGCTATATGCATGCGCATCGGTCTACGTGGAACGGCGTGCCGCTGCCGGAGGACGAACGCAGTATAGGGCATTATTTTACAAGTAATGGCTATGATGCCGTATTGATAGGTAAGGGACATTACAGCGCAGACGATGAGAGACTGCCTCAACTCATTCGGTGTGGCTTCGACCCTGAAAGGGACCGCTTGAATGACGGCGGTATGGATGTATTGGCTACCGAGGGCTGGGATTATGGTAAGTTCTTGATGAGCAAGGGATACATATCCGATGATCCCATAGATGATTTTGCCATGACTGTAAAAACGCCTCAAGGAGAAAACATATCTGCTTGGGATTTCAAAGCCTGTCCATATCCGTTGAGGGTGAAAGCCGAAGACAGCCCGCCGGCTTATCTTACCGATAAGGCTATGGAATTTATGCGCAGTCATGAGCAACGGCCATGGATAATGCATCTATCTTACACATACCCTCATTGGCCAATAGCTGCTCCAGCGCCATATAACGCTTTATATGACCCTGCTCAGGTACCTCGGCCATGCCGAAACCAAGATGAATTAAAGCACCCTATCATGGAGCCTTTTAGGAAGGAGCGGCGCAGTTTACCTTTCGACAACCGCTGGGTATGGCAACATATGCGCGCGACCTATTATGGCATGATGTCGCTGGTTGATATGCAATTAGGGCGGCTTTTCGACTATATGGAACAGCATGGTCTTATGGATAATACTATGATCGTATTTACATCGGATCACGGCGAATATCTAGGCGATCATTGGCTGTTTGAAAAGGAGTTGTTCTATGAACAAGCTGTGCGCGTGCCGTTGATAGTGTATTGTCCCGGTGGGGAATATGATGTTTCCCGAGGTAGCATAAATTATGATTTTGTTCAATCCATAGACCTTCTTCCATCCATGATGGAAGAAGCCGATATTCCTATTGATCATCGCATCCAAGGCAAGAGCCTGATGGGGCTTTTAAGGGGCCGGAAGCCCGAGGCGTGGCAGTCAGCGGTGTATGCCGATTGGGATTATGAGTTTTACCATACGGGGGAAGTCTTAGGTATACCGCCTGAGCGTCGCCGGGCATGGATGGTGAGGGATCATCGATTTAAGTACGTTCATTTTCTTGATTTACCCGATATGCTCTTCGATATGGAAAATGACTCCGAGGAATTGCATAACTTGGCTGATAACCCATTTTATAAAGGCGTTGTGGAAACATATAGGTTAAAACTGTTGGACTGGCGTATGAGTACCGAGGACCGTAGCCGGAGCGGCTGGTTTTATAACAAATACGGTGCTATTGGTGTTTCATTACCGTCCGATAAATTTGCTAACTATGGTCTATGGAAATCTGAAGACGGAAATATGCTATAA
- a CDS encoding uroporphyrinogen decarboxylase family protein — protein sequence MFTQEPLSCRQRFINTMEYKSVDRIPNHEVGVWGQTMDRWHEEGLNMYDLHWDWFTGEEYFNMDAREYINVNYGMIPPFETETLEKTDRYEIIRDENGVIRKALIEGTAWGTRASMDQFLSFPVKNINDFREIKKRYVANLGRRYPPQWQEIMLPRWRQREHVLVLGRNCSTLGFFWRAREWMGTENVCYAWYDQPALMHEMMEFIADFTIEVSHPILEKTDVDYVFINEDMSMKNGPLLSPDTYKTFIFPRMCRLVDYFKSHGVRYVCVDTDGNCEALIPLLMEAGVDAIWPMERAADMDPIKLRKKFGKDLRLWGGVDKRELAKTKENIDKHLASLYPLIEEGGFIPTVDHTVPPDISLENFRYYMKRKMDLLSGKF from the coding sequence ATGTTTACTCAAGAACCGCTTTCATGTCGTCAGAGATTTATCAACACCATGGAGTATAAATCCGTAGATAGAATACCCAATCACGAAGTCGGCGTTTGGGGTCAAACTATGGATCGATGGCACGAAGAAGGATTAAATATGTATGATCTACATTGGGATTGGTTTACCGGCGAGGAATATTTCAATATGGATGCCAGAGAATATATAAACGTCAATTATGGGATGATACCGCCTTTTGAAACCGAAACCCTTGAGAAAACTGATCGATATGAGATCATACGCGATGAAAACGGCGTCATACGCAAGGCTTTGATCGAAGGTACGGCGTGGGGGACCAGAGCCAGTATGGATCAATTTCTGAGCTTTCCGGTCAAGAACATCAACGATTTCCGAGAGATCAAAAAACGATATGTAGCTAACTTAGGCCGTAGATATCCACCACAGTGGCAGGAGATAATGCTACCGAGATGGCGTCAAAGAGAACATGTGCTGGTACTTGGCAGAAATTGTAGCACGTTGGGTTTCTTTTGGAGAGCCCGAGAATGGATGGGAACCGAGAACGTGTGTTATGCATGGTATGATCAACCTGCGCTTATGCATGAGATGATGGAGTTTATAGCAGATTTCACCATCGAAGTATCGCACCCTATATTGGAAAAAACCGACGTAGATTACGTATTTATCAATGAAGATATGTCTATGAAAAACGGCCCCTTGTTAAGTCCGGATACCTATAAAACGTTCATCTTTCCCCGTATGTGCCGATTAGTGGATTATTTTAAAAGCCATGGTGTTCGTTACGTATGTGTGGATACTGATGGTAACTGCGAGGCTTTGATTCCTCTTTTGATGGAGGCAGGCGTGGATGCTATATGGCCTATGGAAAGAGCTGCCGATATGGATCCCATAAAGCTACGTAAGAAGTTCGGCAAAGATTTAAGGCTTTGGGGCGGCGTTGATAAGAGGGAATTGGCAAAAACTAAAGAAAACATAGATAAACACTTGGCCTCTCTATATCCGTTAATAGAGGAAGGAGGATTCATACCTACAGTCGATCACACAGTCCCGCCTGATATATCATTAGAAAACTTCAGGTATTATATGAAACGGAAAATGGATCTATTATCCGGAAAATTCTGA